TTTATACAACGTGTCAATTCTTATAAGGACAAATTCGAAAAACAATCTTACTATGCCAGTGCTTGATTGGAATAGTGAAACAGGGTGCCAAGAAAGCGAACCCATTGAACATATGGGGTCTACAATGACAGATATATATACGTTGATATAGGTCGTCGAAAATTACCAAAAGTATATGAAAATAAATGGTCTCTAAGTAATGATTCTTCGATGTTCTTGCTGTCCCAGTTCATTACACGCCTATATATATTTCATTCTCTCATTTTTAAATTTGTATAGATAAAAGAATGAGCTAGATataaatttgaaaatgccTTGCTAGCTCAATCGGTAGAGCGTGTGACTCTTAATCACAAGGTTGCGGGTTCAATCCCCGCGTAGggcttttttttcaaataaCTCTTTGTCCGGAGGGATTCTTGATCATGATTAGAATATATTTGAATAGAGAGAGCAGtaaaaaagagagatttctaggagaaagaacaaaTGAAGTCAGTGCAAAAGCAATTTCAAGTGAGCACCTTCTCGGAATCCAATTTCCTTGTTTCAACATTGACAttatcatccaaatcaggTCTGCGTCCAGATTCAAAGTCCATGTCATCATACTTCACAATTCTTGTCTTGAAATACCAGTCGTAACATGGCCAgacaataaagaaaagcGGAAGTAAGATATATGCATCAATGAATGGACCCACTTGGAAAGGCACAAAAACAGTCCAGCCTTGAACCAAGGTCAACAAAACACCGAGGAAAATGGCAATATAGTTTAAATAAGGAAAGAATGGCACTTTGAAGGGTAGACCCGTAAGGCTATAGCCCTGATGAACCCATCCCTTTCTGAATCGAATATGAATAATGACAATACTGGTCCAAACAATAAAAGCGGCAACACCAGAGATGTTAACAATGTATGAGTAAGCGACAGATGAACCTGCCTTCCAACTCATTATGGACAAAAAGCAAAATACATGAACGCTATGGACAGCGATGTAAGGGACACCCCTCTTGTTGATTTTAGAAAAGATTCTCGGTCCATAGCCTTGATGGGACCAAGTGAACAAAGCACGGCTCGCAATATAGATTGCAGAATTTATGGAAGAAATGCAAGTCATCAAGATCATCGATGCAATGAAGTACTTTGAGTTTGCCCAACCGGCTTCTGTTAAGGCAATAGTCATTGGCGCTTTCATAACTTTGGAGTCGTTGGTTAAATATGGATCGTTGTAAGGCACAGTAATTCCATAGGCGATGGATAACCCATAGTAGACGAAGAAAATACGGATCACGGTGTTCCTCACGGCAGTTGGGATGGCCTTTCTAGGATTTCTAGCCTCTGCAGCGATGATGGAAATGGATTCCACACCAGAATAGAAAGTAGCAGCATACACAAACGAACTAGCAATTCCTTTGAAGCCGTCCTTTAAGGGATAATTACCAAAAGGATTTCCTGGATTATGGCCCTTAATACCACCGGCAGCATATACAATTGCAAAGATATAATAGCCACCAAGAAAAGTAAGCTTGAGAATACCTAGGACGTACTCTATCCATCCGTACCAGTCGCAACTTAAAGATGATaaaacagaaaagaaagcccAAAAAACTATAACCCATGCCCAGAGAGGAACCTTATCCGTATAGGCCTCCATTGAACCGGCCAAATTTGTATACTCAGCAATGAGAACGGTAACCCAAACAATAACGTAGAAAAGAGATACTGTGGCACCAAATCCTTTGGAAATGAATCTGGATCCTAAGACACCAAAATTGGCATCGAGGACAGTGTTCATTTCACCTATATCTGCCATCATAACTAGAACTAATACACCAATAATGGTGAATCCAACAAGGAGGCCAACAGGACCACCTTTAGCCAAGGCTCCCCCCATACCGATTAAGCAGCCTGGACCAATAATACCGCATAACGCTATTAAATTGATCATACGGTTCTTGATTCCTGCTTTGAGTCCATTTTCGACGAAGGCATCTCCGCTATCATTCCTACGATACCCTTCCAAGGAGCCGGAAGAATTTGACTCCACTTCCACAAATTCCGGGGCCTTAGATTTTAATGACGATCGTTCCTCGGTCATTCTTAGATTCTCCGTCTAAGCAAACATCCATACGCTTTCAAGAAGATTTTTCAACCTTTAAATAAACACTCATGCAGAACATTTTCTCAAATTGACTGTGGCGAAACCATGTACTTTACCTTAAGAAACGAACAGAGTTCTGCAGATTTATTTGACTGGACGAAATATAAAAAACAGCAAGGGACTCTATATGAAGttttttatcttctttctttttctcaacTGTGGTTATAATCTTGCGCTAACAATTTTTCATGTGGAAGGTATAACTATTTGCTTTATAGACCACACACTTTTCAGGCCCTATAGTTAAAGCCATACCATTTTTTGTATGGCGGGAGGTGCAATGATGTGTTGAAGTCTCCTTATGGACAAATATGTTACCAATTTAACCTTAATATGTCGCTAGAGTAGGTAGATACCTAGTCTGTATTACCGCGGAAAATAATACGCGAATTACTCTCGACCCATTTGGACACGATTATGTCACTGCcacaaagaaaaagaaatagtTTGACGTATTAGGGATCAGAAACAGTTTAGGCCAAAAGAAACCACTGTATTGGTTAACGAAGATATTCTGCTTACCACGGAAGGTGCAACTTTCAGTTCCTTTAAATATGTAGTAATTTCGGTGCAAGTGTCTTTGCAAAATAAGGTTTGCAAAATAAGGTTTGCAAAATAAGGTTTGCAAAATAAGGTCTGCAAAACTAGGACAAAAATCACAATCCGACAATGGCAGAGTTGAATAGTAACGTCGAAAGCGAGGGTTCGTTCGGCTCGCTCAAGGATACTTCAAAATCTGACTCTAATAAAGAGGATCAACTCGAGGTCGATCTCGAGGTCGATCTCGAAGATGAATTGGACGAAAAGGTGGAAACCAAGAACCCTTTTGTCAACCCGGTAGTTGCGGAATACTACCGAAATGTCTACGATAAGACCAAATACGAGTGCAGAAAGCAGTTTGATCCTTCATTTACATGGACTAAaagagaggagaagaaactTGTGAGCAAACTCGATATGAAAGTGACACTTTTAGCCTGCTTCATGTTTGTTGCATTGCAGATTGACAGAGGTAATCTTGGTCAGGCAGTCTCTGATAATATGCTCGACGATTTGAATATGACTACCGACAACTTCAATACTGGTGTGACTATCTTTTACctctgctttctctttgcaGAACTCCCTTCCCAACTTATTTCTAAAAGGGTCGGCTGTGATGTATGGATTCCTACCCAGATGTGTCTCTGGTCAGTTGTCAGCATTTTCCAGTGTAAGGTGACCGGCAAGGGAGGTTTCTATGCCACTCGTGCTCTCTTAGGCCTTCTAGAAGGAGGATTTTTACCAGATTTgattttgtttctttcgTATTTCTATCCTAGTTCTGAGATGTCGATCAGATTATCGTGGTTTTGGGCAACATTATCCCTAACACAGATTATTTCTTCCCTATTGGCATACGGTATTTTCCATATTGAAGGTACAAGTTTGCCTGGATGGGCGTGGCTATTCCTTATCGAAGGTTGCTTTACACTTATCATTGGTATCAGTGGATTCTTTTTGATGCCTCCCTCTGCTGTTCAGACTAAAAGACCTTGGAACAAGAAAGGATGGTTTACAGACagagaggagaagatttgtGTCAATAGAATTTTAAGAGATGATCCGAGTAAGGGAAATATGCACAATAGACAAGGACTCTCATTAAAGATGTTGGCCAGCTCTATGAGTGATTACTATCTATGGCCAGTGTATTTCATTGGCTTAATTGCATTCATTCCTATCGATACATTAGATACATATATGACCCTTTTGCTAAGAAGTATGGGCTATTCAACTTTCAACGTcaatttgttgatgataccGTACTACTTTCTTCAAGGCTCATCTCTTTTGTTGACCACGTTGTTAAGTGAGAAGCTTGGCAGTATTTTTAATGTGTGCCTATTGCAGCCACTTTGGGGAGTGCCTTTACTTGGCGTTTTGAGATGGTGGGTAGGatcattcaaagaaaagtgGGCTACCTACGCCATATTATTGCTTATTCTTTGCGAACCATACATACACGCTATTATGGTTTCTACCTGTTCTCGTAACTCTCAAAGTGTGAAGACTAGAACTGTGTCTGCCTCTTTATACAACATGTTTGTTCAGGCTGGCTCGATTATTGGTGCAAACATTTACAGAACAAATGATCAGCCATATTACTTGAAGGGTAATACAGCTCTTT
The sequence above is a segment of the Brettanomyces nanus chromosome 4, complete sequence genome. Coding sequences within it:
- a CDS encoding uncharacterized protein (EggNog:ENOG41), coding for MAELNSNVESEGSFGSLKDTSKSDSNKEDQLEVDLEVDLEDELDEKVETKNPFVNPVVAEYYRNVYDKTKYECRKQFDPSFTWTKREEKKLVSKLDMKVTLLACFMFVALQIDRGNLGQAVSDNMLDDLNMTTDNFNTGVTIFYLCFLFAELPSQLISKRVGCDVWIPTQMCLWSVVSIFQCKVTGKGGFYATRALLGLLEGGFLPDLILFLSYFYPSSEMSIRLSWFWATLSLTQIISSLLAYGIFHIEGTSLPGWAWLFLIEGCFTLIIGISGFFLMPPSAVQTKRPWNKKGWFTDREEKICVNRILRDDPSKGNMHNRQGLSLKMLASSMSDYYLWPVYFIGLIAFIPIDTLDTYMTLLLRSMGYSTFNVNLLMIPYYFLQGSSLLLTTLLSEKLGSIFNVCLLQPLWGVPLLGVLRWWVGSFKEKWATYAILLLILCEPYIHAIMVSTCSRNSQSVKTRTVSASLYNMFVQAGSIIGANIYRTNDQPYYLKGNTALFALAVLMIPLLIGTKLFYVYTNRKREKIWSSMTYEERDEYIKTTKDEGSRRLNFRFSH